Proteins from one Pleurocapsa minor HA4230-MV1 genomic window:
- a CDS encoding aminotransferase class IV, giving the protein MFWYDRKLIDAPQLHLDLNDPGLCYGATSFTTMRVYNKSLDHSLTSWQAHCDRLQTSLLAFGWQQPDWQQLKQGAEILAESFPVLRMAIFPDGREWITGRSLPSNLEKLYADGITAWVAEDSLYRRDLPQYKTGNYLSTYLARNQALSFKAQEAILIDTQGNWLETSTGNLWGWKNGCWYTPSLESGILAGIARARWLHFFQSRKIKVSENIWSPEFISTLEAIAYSNCVVNWMPIKTVLDREQKINYSLKQP; this is encoded by the coding sequence ATGTTTTGGTATGACCGCAAGCTGATTGATGCTCCACAGTTACATTTAGATCTTAATGATCCAGGATTATGTTACGGAGCCACTAGCTTCACCACAATGCGGGTTTATAACAAGTCCCTAGATCATTCTTTGACTAGCTGGCAGGCTCATTGCGATCGCCTACAAACATCTTTATTAGCATTTGGTTGGCAGCAACCTGATTGGCAGCAGCTAAAACAAGGTGCCGAGATCCTAGCGGAATCTTTTCCTGTTCTACGCATGGCAATATTTCCCGATGGTAGAGAGTGGATCACTGGACGCAGCTTACCTTCTAACTTAGAAAAACTTTATGCGGATGGCATCACCGCTTGGGTAGCTGAAGATTCTTTATATCGTCGAGATTTACCCCAATATAAAACAGGTAATTATCTTTCTACCTATTTAGCTCGTAATCAAGCACTGAGTTTTAAAGCTCAAGAAGCAATCTTGATTGATACTCAGGGTAACTGGCTAGAAACTAGTACGGGTAATCTTTGGGGGTGGAAAAATGGTTGCTGGTATACTCCTAGTTTAGAATCAGGGATTTTAGCAGGTATTGCACGAGCGCGCTGGCTCCATTTCTTCCAGAGTAGAAAGATTAAAGTGAGCGAAAATATTTGGAGTCCCGAATTCATCTCCACACTCGAAGCGATCGCCTACAGTAATTGTGTCGTAAATTGGATGCCGATCAAAACAGTTTTGGACAGAGAGCAAAAAATCAACTATAGCCTCAAGCAACCTTAA
- a CDS encoding ABC transporter ATP-binding protein: MQLDSSTEFLLQATNLSKSFGGIKAVNNACLEVRKGSITGLIGPNGAGKTTLFNLLANFIEADRGEILFDHQPIHHLPSHKIAQLGFIRTFQVARVLSRLSVLENMLLATPNQTGENFFQVWWQQKKLRVEERANKAKAMDILESVGLAAKAHDYAGALSGGQRKLLEMARTLMTNPKLILLDEPAAGVNPTLINQICEHIVNWNQQGISFLIIEHNMDVIMSLCDRVWVLAEGTNLASGTPAEIQSNDLVLEAYLGQ; this comes from the coding sequence GTGCAGTTAGATTCATCAACGGAGTTTTTACTCCAGGCAACAAATTTATCGAAAAGCTTTGGTGGGATCAAGGCGGTGAATAATGCTTGTTTGGAGGTGAGAAAAGGTAGTATTACGGGATTAATTGGCCCTAATGGAGCAGGAAAAACAACTTTGTTTAATTTGCTGGCTAACTTTATTGAGGCAGATCGGGGCGAGATCTTGTTCGATCATCAGCCAATTCATCATTTACCATCCCATAAAATTGCACAACTAGGATTTATCCGTACTTTTCAAGTAGCCAGAGTACTATCTCGCTTGTCAGTATTAGAAAATATGCTCTTAGCTACGCCAAATCAGACGGGAGAAAATTTTTTTCAGGTTTGGTGGCAACAAAAAAAATTAAGAGTCGAGGAACGGGCTAATAAAGCAAAAGCAATGGATATTTTAGAATCTGTCGGCTTGGCTGCCAAAGCTCACGACTACGCAGGAGCATTATCTGGGGGACAGAGGAAGCTTTTAGAGATGGCTCGAACTTTGATGACTAATCCCAAACTCATTTTGCTGGATGAACCAGCAGCGGGGGTCAACCCAACCTTAATTAATCAGATTTGCGAACATATTGTTAACTGGAATCAGCAGGGAATTTCCTTTTTAATTATTGAACATAACATGGACGTGATTATGAGTTTGTGCGATCGCGTTTGGGTTTTAGCCGAAGGAACTAATCTCGCATCAGGCACCCCAGCAGAAATTCAAAGTAATGATTTGGTCTTAGAAGCCTATCTAGGTCAGTAA
- a CDS encoding 1-acyl-sn-glycerol-3-phosphate acyltransferase, protein MTQLKSPHNSTNLNPEKTDELNSRISPWLAKLLYPLGCYLVIPGFFGKIEIFGQEHIPRQGPVIVAPTHRSRWDAFIVPYALGRLVSGRDLRFMVSVNEVKGIQGWVIRHMGGFPVDTERPQLNSVRHSIELLQSNQEMLVIFPEGGIFNDYQIHPLKRGVAAIALQAETDKLTRGVKILPVGIRYSQPYPTWGSDVRVDIGVPLTVKKYYGKSLRQSSQKLTAALQESLEKLYET, encoded by the coding sequence ATGACTCAGTTAAAATCGCCGCACAATTCAACTAATTTAAACCCCGAGAAAACTGATGAATTAAATTCGCGTATATCTCCTTGGTTAGCGAAACTACTTTATCCTCTTGGATGTTATCTGGTTATACCAGGTTTTTTTGGCAAAATAGAAATTTTTGGTCAAGAACATATTCCCCGACAAGGCCCCGTGATCGTTGCCCCAACACATCGTTCTCGCTGGGACGCTTTTATTGTGCCTTATGCTCTTGGTCGATTAGTCAGTGGTCGCGACTTACGGTTTATGGTTTCTGTTAATGAAGTAAAAGGCATTCAAGGTTGGGTAATCCGCCACATGGGTGGTTTTCCTGTGGATACCGAGCGCCCTCAGCTAAATAGCGTACGCCATAGCATTGAACTATTACAGTCGAATCAGGAAATGCTGGTAATTTTTCCCGAAGGCGGTATTTTTAATGATTATCAAATCCATCCCCTTAAAAGAGGCGTAGCGGCGATCGCTCTTCAAGCAGAAACAGACAAATTGACCAGAGGGGTTAAAATATTACCTGTAGGCATTCGCTATAGTCAGCCCTATCCCACCTGGGGATCGGACGTTAGAGTAGATATTGGTGTTCCTTTAACAGTAAAAAAATATTACGGTAAATCATTACGGCAAAGTTCCCAGAAGCTAACAGCAGCCCTACAAGAAAGTTTGGAAAAACTGTATGAGACTTAA
- a CDS encoding LmeA family phospholipid-binding protein — MSNKSEAKGDLKQLLINKAAETAIAASVESADNIDVNLDSNIPQLLQGETTSLKIVGEKIIAVKDIHLEKIDITSQDLSLNLTQAILGKIAFEQPGNFQVKLVFTQSDCDRLLNSAHVRTLLQNLALTIAQDSASFHLQESECKLEQDGKLFLITTIVLNREQQIKTVRFKIALQFYQAGLGIKFIGSSYLGDQTFDLDEIIAIMNKVRDLLYLRHFANDDLAFNLTSIQIEDQQLMLKGDTQIKRLPDSISQSIKSVTSKLND, encoded by the coding sequence ATGAGTAATAAATCAGAAGCCAAAGGCGATCTCAAGCAGTTATTAATTAATAAAGCTGCCGAAACAGCGATCGCTGCTTCAGTAGAATCCGCCGACAATATTGATGTAAACCTAGACAGTAATATCCCTCAACTACTTCAAGGAGAAACAACTTCTCTCAAAATAGTGGGAGAAAAAATTATTGCTGTTAAAGATATTCACCTAGAAAAAATAGATATCACTTCCCAAGATCTATCTCTCAATTTAACCCAGGCGATTTTGGGTAAAATAGCTTTTGAACAGCCAGGTAACTTCCAGGTCAAACTAGTCTTTACCCAGTCAGATTGCGATCGCCTCTTGAATTCAGCACATGTCAGGACTCTCTTACAAAATTTAGCTTTAACAATCGCTCAAGACTCAGCAAGTTTTCATCTTCAGGAGTCTGAATGTAAATTAGAGCAAGATGGAAAGTTGTTTTTAATCACCACAATTGTTTTAAATCGAGAACAACAGATTAAGACTGTGAGATTTAAAATCGCCTTGCAGTTTTACCAAGCTGGTTTGGGGATTAAATTTATTGGGAGTAGCTATCTTGGGGATCAAACTTTTGATTTAGACGAAATAATAGCGATTATGAATAAAGTTCGTGACTTGCTTTATCTGCGACACTTTGCTAATGACGATTTAGCCTTCAATCTTACGAGCATTCAAATCGAAGACCAACAGCTAATGCTCAAAGGCGATACCCAAATCAAAAGATTACCCGACTCCATTTCTCAATCAATAAAATCTGTCACCTCCAAACTAAATGATTAG
- the gap gene encoding type I glyceraldehyde-3-phosphate dehydrogenase → MATVKVAINGFGRIGRLVLRAGLDNPQIEFVCINDLVPASAIAYLLKYDSTHGRFTGSVEEQDNGIVVNGRHIPCISVRNPEELPWKEYQVDYVVEATGLFTTHEGASKHLTAGANRVVISAPTKDPDRVKTLVMGVNHDQFDPRVDAIVSNASCTTNCLAPIAKVIEDNFGLKEGLMTTIHAVTATQPTVDGFNAKDLRSGRSAGQNIIPASTGAAKAVALVLPQLSGKLTGMAMRVPTPDVSVVDLTFRTERATTYDEICRVMATAAQGEMQGVLGYTSDPVVSTDFTGDPHSSIFDATAGMELNSNFFKVIAWYDNEWGYSNRAIDLILTMAAKETQMLVSA, encoded by the coding sequence ATGGCAACCGTCAAAGTAGCAATTAACGGCTTTGGGCGCATTGGTCGATTAGTATTGCGTGCTGGACTAGATAATCCTCAGATTGAATTTGTTTGCATTAATGATTTAGTTCCCGCATCAGCGATCGCCTATTTGTTAAAATATGATTCTACTCATGGTCGTTTTACAGGCAGCGTAGAGGAGCAAGATAACGGAATCGTCGTTAACGGCAGACATATTCCCTGTATTTCAGTTAGAAATCCTGAAGAATTACCCTGGAAAGAATACCAAGTAGATTATGTCGTCGAAGCGACAGGATTATTTACCACCCATGAGGGAGCGTCAAAACATTTGACTGCTGGAGCAAACAGAGTCGTGATCTCTGCTCCCACTAAAGATCCCGATCGGGTTAAAACTCTGGTGATGGGAGTTAATCATGACCAATTCGATCCCCGAGTTGATGCGATCGTTTCTAATGCCAGCTGCACCACTAATTGTCTTGCTCCCATTGCCAAGGTAATTGAAGACAACTTTGGTTTGAAAGAAGGTTTGATGACCACTATTCATGCCGTAACAGCGACTCAGCCAACGGTAGATGGCTTTAATGCAAAGGATTTACGCTCAGGGCGCAGTGCGGGTCAAAATATCATTCCCGCCTCCACAGGGGCAGCTAAAGCCGTGGCACTAGTATTACCCCAGTTGTCAGGTAAGCTAACAGGAATGGCAATGCGAGTACCGACACCTGATGTCTCGGTAGTAGATCTGACTTTTCGTACTGAGCGGGCAACGACTTATGATGAAATCTGTCGAGTCATGGCAACCGCAGCCCAGGGTGAAATGCAAGGAGTCTTAGGCTATACTAGCGACCCCGTAGTTTCGACAGATTTTACAGGCGATCCCCACTCAAGCATCTTTGATGCGACTGCTGGGATGGAGTTAAATAGTAACTTCTTCAAAGTCATCGCCTGGTATGACAATGAATGGGGCTATTCAAATCGGGCGATCGACTTGATCTTAACCATGGCAGCTAAAGAAACACAGATGTTGGTTTCTGCCTAA
- the surE gene encoding 5'/3'-nucleotidase SurE: protein MTIILTNDDGIDAPGLRALQQAVTGESIIVATKQPHSGCGHQVTTNQGIKLEKRSPNEYAIEGTPVDCTRIAITKIATNTKLVLSGINAGGNLGTDVYISGTVAAVREAAIHGIPGIAISHWIKNPLVIDWSVAADWTSKVLKDLLPRPLPPGSFWNVNLPHLEADQPEPKIILCEPSIAPLPVDYRVEGDTYYYQGEYAKRDRTVGTDVDICFGGNIAVTLIRL, encoded by the coding sequence ATGACAATTATCTTAACTAACGACGATGGCATTGATGCCCCTGGGCTTCGAGCTTTGCAACAGGCTGTAACAGGAGAAAGCATCATAGTTGCTACGAAACAACCACATTCTGGCTGTGGACATCAGGTCACAACTAACCAAGGTATCAAGCTAGAAAAAAGGTCTCCAAATGAATATGCCATAGAGGGAACTCCTGTTGACTGCACTCGTATAGCTATTACTAAAATAGCTACCAATACCAAATTAGTTTTGTCGGGGATCAATGCAGGAGGCAATCTTGGTACAGATGTTTATATTTCAGGTACAGTAGCGGCGGTAAGAGAAGCAGCAATTCATGGTATTCCTGGTATTGCTATTTCTCACTGGATTAAAAATCCCCTGGTAATTGATTGGTCGGTGGCAGCTGATTGGACAAGTAAAGTACTTAAGGATCTACTACCTCGTCCTTTGCCTCCTGGCAGCTTTTGGAACGTTAATTTACCGCACCTAGAAGCAGATCAGCCTGAACCTAAGATTATTTTGTGTGAACCAAGTATTGCCCCTTTACCTGTTGATTACAGAGTTGAAGGGGATACTTATTACTATCAAGGAGAATATGCCAAACGCGATCGCACCGTGGGAACTGATGTGGATATTTGTTTCGGCGGCAACATTGCCGTCACTTTAATTAGGCTGTAG
- a CDS encoding protein phosphatase 2C domain-containing protein, producing the protein MSHPEPQIECSNPQCLASNDLEASICDRCSTPIIRRYLWSSERAIATEQKQTLINERYLALTEQIFLDTQPSKAPLTPEEVPPEIVVYLQLFAYYPHIPQPYGLLNDRRTWLFDYGTVPTSSTGELTYPQELTPKVQDLWFGATPLQQLNWLWQIAKLWHPLSLKGVAATLLEPELIRINGQILQLRQLQIDGDRRANLQDLGNLWSQWAEHAHPNIKEVVLKLAANLKTGVIAQASQLLGLLDRAIALYCQTQQYSYQTYALSDSGPSRSNNEDAAYPLYSRPEDITSTNNSLAIVCDGVGGHDGGEIASGETIKYLQGKISVLKLDELKPHKIFNKLVKYIKGANDLINQRNDTEQRQERQRMGTTLVMALAHAQEMYLSHIGDSRIYWITHNSCHQMTVDDDLASREVRLGYALYRDSLQYPSAGALIQALGMRGSAALHPNLQRYIIDRECVFLLCTDGLSDFDRIEQQWKQNILPLLEGKQDLASAVKDLIALANEKNGHDNVTVALVHCQVNPLPGSSQAIVSWSDLETVLAESANWSDHEQFDSNWSDFSPSEASLPAAAISETQITEPIGDGESIPISKPSKWIKPLIFALVLSAIIGLFTYKLLQDTSTDRDSTPPLPRPSETDTQP; encoded by the coding sequence ATGTCACATCCTGAGCCCCAAATTGAATGCTCGAACCCTCAATGTCTAGCCTCTAATGATTTAGAAGCGAGTATTTGTGATCGATGTAGCACCCCCATAATCAGACGCTATTTATGGAGTAGTGAGCGGGCGATCGCGACCGAGCAAAAGCAGACCCTGATTAATGAACGATATTTAGCCTTAACTGAGCAAATATTTCTGGATACTCAACCTAGCAAAGCGCCTCTTACCCCTGAAGAAGTTCCCCCTGAAATAGTAGTTTATCTCCAGCTTTTTGCTTACTATCCTCATATTCCTCAACCTTATGGTTTGTTAAACGATCGACGGACGTGGCTATTCGATTATGGCACTGTCCCCACTAGTTCGACGGGAGAACTAACTTATCCTCAAGAGTTAACCCCCAAAGTTCAAGATTTATGGTTCGGCGCAACACCTCTACAACAGTTAAACTGGCTTTGGCAAATTGCCAAACTGTGGCATCCTCTTTCTCTTAAGGGAGTCGCAGCTACTTTATTAGAACCTGAGCTGATCAGAATTAACGGGCAGATCCTCCAGTTAAGGCAGCTACAGATAGATGGCGATCGGCGCGCCAATCTTCAAGATTTAGGCAATTTATGGTCTCAATGGGCAGAACATGCCCATCCTAATATTAAGGAAGTAGTTCTCAAGCTGGCTGCTAATTTAAAGACAGGCGTTATTGCTCAAGCTAGCCAGCTACTTGGATTGCTAGATCGGGCGATCGCTCTTTATTGTCAAACTCAGCAGTATTCTTACCAAACATATGCCCTGAGCGATTCTGGGCCGAGTCGCAGTAACAACGAAGATGCAGCTTATCCGCTTTACTCGCGTCCCGAAGATATTACCTCTACCAACAATAGTCTGGCAATTGTTTGTGATGGTGTAGGCGGTCATGATGGTGGAGAAATTGCTTCAGGGGAGACAATTAAGTATTTACAAGGTAAAATTTCTGTCCTGAAGCTAGATGAACTAAAACCACACAAGATTTTCAACAAGCTAGTAAAATATATCAAAGGTGCAAACGATCTAATTAATCAGCGCAATGACACCGAGCAGCGTCAGGAAAGACAGCGCATGGGTACAACTCTAGTGATGGCTCTTGCTCACGCTCAAGAAATGTATCTTAGCCATATTGGTGATTCCCGCATTTATTGGATCACTCATAATAGTTGTCACCAAATGACTGTTGACGATGATTTAGCTTCTAGAGAAGTTCGTTTAGGCTATGCCCTATATCGAGATTCTTTACAATATCCTTCAGCAGGGGCATTGATTCAAGCTTTGGGCATGAGAGGTTCAGCAGCGCTCCATCCTAATTTACAACGCTATATTATCGATCGTGAATGCGTTTTCTTGCTTTGCACCGATGGTTTAAGCGATTTTGACCGTATAGAACAGCAGTGGAAACAAAATATCTTGCCACTTTTAGAAGGGAAGCAAGACCTTGCCAGTGCAGTCAAAGATTTGATTGCTTTAGCCAATGAGAAAAATGGTCACGATAACGTGACGGTGGCGCTAGTTCACTGTCAAGTAAACCCTTTGCCAGGTAGCTCACAAGCTATAGTCTCTTGGTCGGATTTAGAGACTGTTTTGGCAGAATCTGCTAATTGGTCAGATCACGAGCAATTTGACTCTAATTGGTCAGATTTTTCCCCAAGTGAAGCATCCCTACCAGCAGCAGCTATTTCAGAAACCCAGATCACCGAACCGATCGGCGACGGCGAATCTATACCAATTAGCAAACCATCAAAATGGATTAAACCCTTGATTTTTGCCCTAGTCCTGTCGGCAATTATCGGTCTATTTACTTATAAACTGCTACAAGATACCTCAACCGATCGTGACTCTACACCACCTTTGCCCAGACCTTCAGAAACGGATACTCAACCATAA
- a CDS encoding acyl-CoA thioesterase: MIDREQQAPQLPKLPTSAIETEEGLQANTQSWFEYPVKAQPHHTDYAGIVWHGTYLTWMEEARVEYLRSIGIEFADLVAMGCDLPVVELSLRYHLPIQLGVSAIVKARLVETKGVSINWDYEIQSYDRQEIFLTGKVVLVGVDREKGKIMRQLPSKVQEALVKHTTA; the protein is encoded by the coding sequence TTGATAGATCGAGAACAGCAAGCTCCTCAGCTACCTAAACTACCAACTTCCGCAATTGAGACAGAGGAGGGTTTACAGGCAAACACCCAAAGCTGGTTTGAATATCCAGTTAAAGCCCAGCCTCATCACACCGACTATGCGGGGATTGTTTGGCATGGTACATATCTAACTTGGATGGAAGAAGCCAGGGTAGAATATTTAAGATCGATTGGAATCGAGTTTGCCGATTTAGTGGCAATGGGTTGCGATCTACCAGTAGTTGAACTTTCCCTGCGCTATCATCTGCCAATTCAGTTGGGGGTATCTGCCATAGTCAAGGCTCGCTTAGTAGAAACCAAGGGAGTCAGCATTAATTGGGACTATGAAATACAGTCCTACGATCGACAAGAAATATTTTTAACAGGGAAGGTTGTATTAGTCGGGGTAGATCGAGAAAAAGGTAAGATTATGCGTCAGCTCCCATCTAAAGTCCAAGAAGCCCTAGTCAAGCACACTACAGCCTAA